Proteins encoded in a region of the Vicia villosa cultivar HV-30 ecotype Madison, WI linkage group LG5, Vvil1.0, whole genome shotgun sequence genome:
- the LOC131604190 gene encoding uncharacterized protein LOC131604190 — translation MAPSKSKRKGFSGKDESSITSFLTGVSNKMKSQVVSFKNTSSTTSFIAGVSKNIKSQRVSLKDTSSSSTTSFDAGVSSKMKSQQVSKPDTSSTKSFDIDNFIEGTESPSKSTRKSSRRKVSKVVDYKDSCKGINEKSKKKKKKS, via the coding sequence AAAGCAAACGTAAGGGATTTTCCGGGAAGGACGAATCTTCTATTACAAGTTTTCTTACAGGAGTAAGTAACAAAATGAAAAGTCAAGTAGTTTCCTTTAAGAACACATCTTCCACTACAAGCTTTATTGCAGGAGTAAGTAAAAACATAAAAAGTCAACGAGTTTCGTTGAAGGACACATCTTCCAGTTCCACAACAAGCTTTGATGCAGGAGTAAGTAGCAAAATGAAGAGTCAACAAGTTTCCAAGCCGGACACATCGTCCACAAAAAGCTTTGATATAGATAATTTTATCGAAGGTACAGAATCACCTTCAAAGTCTACCAGAAAAAGCTCAAGAAGAAAAGTAAGTAAGGTAGTGGATTATAAAGACTCTTGCAAAGGTATCAATGAAAAgtctaagaagaagaagaaaaagagctaA